The genomic interval AATCACCCCAACATATACCCTGTTTGGCAATTATCCCCACCTTGGAAAGGGGCTacccaaaggggaaataccTTCTGCACACTTATTTCGGACCGGACCCCGTGTCTCTCAAGGGGAGAGAAGGGAAAAGCTCTCTCCTAATTCGGAAAGCTGCACAGGTCCTCCCACCCGTTGGCCACGTAGGAGGTCACTCAGTTGGACTCGATCTCGCGATCACGCGATCGGGCGATCTGTCTGAAATGTTTCACCTTGGTGGTATAATCGCTCCCAATTGAAGACCTCGGAAAAGGGCGAATCTTCAGCTGTGTGATCACAGGGAGGGACAGTCAAAATGGGGGACTCCTCCGACGGGGGCTCCGCTAGTGATTCACAGTGGAGCGACTCCCTGATTGGGGACTCCCTGACGGGGGCGACCCTGGGTGATGGCTACCCCTCCACGTGGAAATCAGTGCGCATCAAAAAAGGCGAAGCACCCGAGACTCCCCTGTCATCACACATGTCACCCGCATCACAACTTCTTTGCAACTTGAAAGGCCAATTTTCCACGTCGAGAAAAAATACCGAAAGGGGCATTTTCAAACGCGTATGGATGGACGAAGATGAGCTGGGAGGAGGAGAATCAACAAAGgagggagaggaggaagaaggacaaTATAAGTACTTTTACGAAACTAGGTTCAGCAGAGACAGTGTGTTTAGAGCAAACATTGATGAGTATTCGCTAAGAAGGACTGTTTTGCCGGTTCGAGAAGGGAGAGGTGGGAAAAAGAATCGAATCGGGGATGACGCCAAAAATGGGACGAAGCTGGACGGACGCAAAATCACACGTGAGGTGAATCCCCGAACGGGTAGAACCTCCCAGGCGGGGGGAGAGGCGAAAGAAGAACGCGGTAACATCCTGCTCGAAAACGCCTGGATGGGGATGAAActgggggaagaaggggcTTCATTTGGTGGCGGCCCTTTTGGTAGCAGCCCTTTTGGTAGCGGCCCATTTGGTAGCTCCCCATTTGGTAACGCCCCCTTTGGTAACGCCCCTTTTGGTGGCACCCCCTTTGGTGGCGGCCCCTTCCGCAGTGACCCCTACTTGTGCTACCCCCTGCAGCTGTGCAGCTGGGACtcaa from Plasmodium cynomolgi strain B DNA, scaffold: 1156, whole genome shotgun sequence carries:
- a CDS encoding cell division cycle protein 20 homolog (putative), producing the protein MGDSSDGGSASDSQWSDSLIGDSLTGATLGDGYPSTWKSVRIKKGEAPETPLSSHMSPASQLLCNLKGQFSTSRKNTERGIFKRVWMDEDELGGGESTKEGEEEEGQYKYFYETRFSRDSVFRANIDEYSLRRTVLPVREGRGGKKNRIGDDAKNGTKLDGRKITREVNPRTGRTSQAGGEAKEERGNILLENAWMGMKLGEEGASFGGGPFGSSPFGSGPFGSSPFGNAPFGNAPFGGTPFGGGPFRSDPYLCYPLQLCSWDSKERRSIAKEPYKVLSAPNLVDDFYLNL